A window of the Bacillota bacterium genome harbors these coding sequences:
- a CDS encoding AMP-binding protein, producing the protein MRRSVARPAPDWAEMTLPRLLRWRGEGPSGSRPALRHKDRGIWQTVSWREYWEAARLVAAGLMALGLEPGEKVGVVADNIPEWYFTELGTQAARGVCVGVYQSGMPREVAYALSATDTVFVLAEDQEQVDKLLEVRSQLPLVRRVIYQDPRGMRRYRDDPWLMSFEELLDLGRRSLGRLSADLERRLAAARPDEVCLMCFSSGTTSDPKPVMLTHSNLITMGRSFQDVEHFKQTDQHFSFLPLAWIGEQMMAVAAGLVVGFAVNCPEQVETALTELREIGPHLMFSPPRIWEGFTRQVRVKIEDSTPLKRLAFRAGMAVGERVADRKLAGRAVPLGLRLLHRALWWILYRPLLDRLGLVRLRKAYTAGAALGPDVFRFFHALGINLKQGYGQTE; encoded by the coding sequence ATGAGGCGAAGCGTTGCGCGCCCTGCCCCCGACTGGGCGGAGATGACCCTGCCCCGGCTCTTGCGCTGGCGCGGTGAAGGCCCGTCCGGCAGCCGCCCGGCTCTGCGCCACAAGGATCGCGGCATCTGGCAAACCGTGTCATGGCGCGAGTACTGGGAGGCAGCCCGACTGGTCGCCGCTGGCCTGATGGCCCTGGGCCTCGAGCCCGGAGAGAAGGTCGGCGTGGTCGCCGACAACATCCCCGAATGGTACTTCACCGAACTCGGGACCCAGGCCGCCCGCGGCGTCTGCGTGGGGGTTTACCAGTCGGGCATGCCCCGGGAGGTCGCCTACGCGCTCTCGGCGACGGACACGGTGTTCGTCTTGGCCGAGGACCAGGAACAGGTCGACAAGCTCCTGGAGGTGCGCTCCCAGCTGCCCCTGGTCCGGCGGGTCATCTATCAGGATCCCCGCGGGATGCGCCGTTACCGCGACGACCCCTGGCTGATGAGCTTCGAGGAACTGCTGGATCTGGGCCGCCGCTCGCTTGGGCGCCTTTCGGCCGACCTCGAACGCCGCCTGGCCGCCGCCCGCCCCGACGAAGTCTGCCTGATGTGCTTCAGCAGCGGCACCACCAGCGACCCCAAGCCGGTCATGCTGACCCACAGCAACCTCATCACCATGGGCCGCAGCTTCCAGGACGTGGAGCACTTCAAGCAGACCGACCAGCACTTCTCGTTCCTGCCCCTGGCCTGGATCGGCGAACAGATGATGGCGGTGGCGGCGGGCCTCGTCGTCGGCTTTGCCGTCAACTGCCCCGAACAGGTGGAGACGGCGCTCACCGAACTGCGGGAGATCGGCCCTCACCTCATGTTCAGCCCGCCGCGCATCTGGGAGGGCTTCACCCGGCAGGTTCGGGTCAAGATCGAGGACAGCACGCCCCTCAAGCGGCTGGCGTTCCGCGCCGGGATGGCCGTCGGCGAGCGCGTGGCCGACCGCAAACTGGCCGGCCGGGCTGTTCCGCTGGGCCTGCGCCTGTTGCACCGGGCGTTGTGGTGGATCCTTTACCGCCCGCTGCTCGACCGCCTGGGGCTCGTGAGGCTTCGCAAGGCGTACACGGCAGGGGCGGCGCTTGGCCCCGATGTCTTTCGCTTCTTCCACGCCCTCGGGATCAACCTCAAGCAGGGGTACGGCCAGACGGAGA